The proteins below are encoded in one region of Belonocnema kinseyi isolate 2016_QV_RU_SX_M_011 chromosome 5, B_treatae_v1, whole genome shotgun sequence:
- the LOC117172721 gene encoding farnesol dehydrogenase-like, producing the protein MDRWKDKVAIVTGASSGIGQSIAQALIKNGLKVVGLARRLEKMEEWKNEMKNEKGKFFPIQCDLTNEEDILKAFDWIKKELGGVNILVNNAGTSSIGMIIESSTESYKKIIDLNVIAPAICIRESVKIMRDNKTAGHIININSTKGKSTEKSTVFCNMYCPSKFALKAMTEVIEQELQHVESTIKITSVHPGLVKTDLVLKNVLERFPYVDVEDISEGVIYALSTPPHVQVKDVTITPVPGRLRQK; encoded by the exons atggatcGTTGGAAGGATAAAGTAGCAATTGTGACAGGTGCGAGTTCTGGAATTGGCCAATCAATTGCGCAAGCCTTGATTAAAAATGGTCTCAAGGTGGTCGGTTTGGCCAGAAGAttagaaaaaatggaagaatgGAAAAATgagatgaaaaatgaaaaaggaaaattttttcctATTCAGTGTGATCTTACTAATGAAGAGGATATTTTAAAGGCTTTTGATTGGATAAAAAAAGAGCTAGGAGGTGTtaatattcttgtaaataatGCAGGAACCTCGTCTATTGGAATGATAATCG AAAGTTCAACAGAATCGTATAAAAAGATTATAGATTTAAATGTCATCGCACCAGCTATTTGCATAAGAGAGTCTGTAAAAATTATGAGAGACAATAAAACAGCTGGACATATTATCAACATTAacag TACTAAAGGAAAATCTACAGAAAAATCAACAGTATTTTGCAACATGTATTGTCCCAGCAAGTTTGCATTAAAAGCCATGACTGAAGTTATTGAACAAGAGTTACAACATGTTGAAAGTACGATAAAAATAACG AGTGTACACCCTGGATTAGTCAAAACAGATTTGGTTCTAAAAAATGTACTTGAAAGGTTTCCTTATGTTGATGTCGAAGATATTTCAGAGGGTGTCATTTATGCATTGTCGACGCCCCCGCATGTTCAA gTGAAGGATGTAACTATTACTCCAGTTCCAGGTCGACTTCGACAgaaataa